Proteins from one Salarias fasciatus chromosome 14, fSalaFa1.1, whole genome shotgun sequence genomic window:
- the nyap2a gene encoding neuronal tyrosine-phosphorylated phosphoinositide-3-kinase adapter 2 encodes MTSQEETSSFRRFFQYVEDSGLRTYDGLVIQNASDIARESDRIRNQTNWTYLQEKHQKKRRQEEAIKRIGEDVAMATDGAYSGKHFRMGFMTMPAPQDRLPPPSQGFAVRSQSLHSVGGGEDDSAHSRKQPPPKPRRDPNTKLSSSSETVDGGCGVPKRDHQDAKDASELSEAARGVLHSEDSRKMPPPKPKRNPNTQLSTSFDESYIRNHSAKKTSVRWDKSSSQSHSPASRDTDDEEPVYIEMVGNILRELRGPEGVEDEQNESVYEEMKYPVFEDFLQDGHSAIFDPEAYSSRGSLCDIPPPFPNLLTHRPPLLVFPPAPSQCSPNSDESPLTPLDVTRLPMLENASYKPGSAEQPQGSTHHRKDRHRDRDREPSSTHTITSSGRSSAPPLPSNLYKSSNSAHGGHGYPRSQSACPSPVSVGRSLTPLSLKRPPPYDTLMAGGSMPRSSSSSSSSSHRAGEGGAKLSNSSSTHGSMQNMSMRSQTPTSPLEELNFLFSSGRQVMKRSSGGRKSRDREGDCRSLPRHHSRDRDGQSSPISSRMGRSSVSPTMMLCGGGGGAGAGGGEDSKSVCKLGRSASTSGVPSPGGTPQHHLHEMHHPALSQMPWLCGDSTMMDMIEKKRVLCREIKARQRPEKNLCKQDSMPILPSWKRKPPPYSAPPTAPGHANTVFWDTAI; translated from the exons ATGACGTCTCAGGAGGAGACTTCGTCCTTCAGGAGGTTTTTCCAGTACGTGGAGGACAGCGGACTCCGAACCTACGACGGTTTGGTGATCCAGAATGCTTCAGACATCGCCAGAGAGAGCGACCGCATCCGGAACCAGACCAACTGGACCTACCTGCAGGAGAAACACCAGAAGAAGAGGCGACAGGAAGAAGCCATCAAAAG GATTGGGGAAGatgtcgccatggcaacagacgGAGCATATTCTGGGAAACACTTTCGGATGGGGTTCATGACGATGCCGGCGCCTCAGGACCGACTGCCCCCCCCCAGCCAGGGCTTCGCCGTGCGATCCCAGTCCCTCCACTCGGTGGGTGGCGGGGAAGACGACTCCGCCCACAGCCGGAAGCAGCCTCCGCCCAAACCCCGGAGGGACCCCAACACcaagctgagcagcagctccgagACTGTGGACGGAGGCTGTGGCGTCCCCAAGAGAGACCACCAGGACGCCAAAGACGCGTCAGAGCTGAGTGAAG CGGCTCGGGGTGTCCTCCACTCCGAGGACTCCAGGAAGATGCCTCCACCCAAACCCAAGAGGAACCCCAACACCCAGCTCAGCACCTCCTTCGACGAGTCCTACATCCGAAACCACAGCGCCAAGAAGACGTCGGTGCGATGGGACAAGTCCTCGTCTCAGAGTCACAGTCCGGCCTCCAGGGACACCGACGACGAGGAGCCGGTCTACATCGAGATGGTGGGAAATATCTTGCGGGAGCTGAGGGGTCCGGAGGGCGTGGAGGACGAGCAGAACGAGTCGGTGTACGAGGAGATGAAGTACCCCGTGTTCGAGGACTTCCTGCAGGACGGCCACTCGGCCATCTTTGACCCAGAGGCATATTCGTCGCGTGGCTCGCTCTGTGACATTCCGCCACCGTTCCCCAACCTCCTGACCCACCGCCCGCCGCTGCTCGTCTTCCCGCCCGCCCCGTCTCAGTGCTCCCCCAACTCCGACGAGTCGCCGCTCACCCCGCTGGATGTCACCCGACTGCCCATGTTGGAAAACGCTTCGTACaagccgggcagcgccgagcaGCCGCAGGGTTCCACCCACCACCGCAAAGACCGCCACCGAGACCGGGACAGAGAGCCGTcgtccacacacaccatcacCTCCTCCGGCCGCTCCTCGGCTCCGCCCCTTCCCTCTAATCTCTACAAGTCGTCCAACTCCGCCCACGGCGGCCACGGTTACCCCCGCAGCCAGTCGGCATGTCCGTCCCCGGTCAGTGTGGGCCGCTCTCTGACGCCGCTCAGTCTGAAGAGGCCGCCTCCCTACGACACGCTCATGGCAGGAGGGAGCATGCCCCGCTCTTCATCGTCATCCTCGTCGTCTTCCCACAGGGCTGGAGAGGGCGGAGCTAAACTCAGTAACTCCTCCTCCACGCACGGATCCATGCAGAACATGTCGATGAGGTCGCAGACTCCTACAAGCCCACTGGAAGAACTCAACTTCCTGTTCTCGTCTGGCAGgcaggtgatgaagaggagctcaggagggaggaagagccGAGACAGAGAAG GAGACTGCAGGTCTCTGCCCAGGCatcacagcagagacagagacggacaATCAAGTCCAATTTCGAGCAGGATGGGGAGGTCGTCTGTCAGTCCAACCATGAtgctgtgtggaggaggaggaggcgcaggagcaggaggaggagaag ATTCAAAGTCTGTCTGTAAACTGGGACGTTCGGCGTCGACCTCAGGGGTTCCTTCACCCGGTGGAACTCCACAACATCACCTGCATGAGATGCACCATCCTGCCCTCAGCCAG ATGCCGTGGCTGTGTGGAGACTCCACCATGATGGACATGATCGAGAAGAAGCGAGTCCTGTGCCGAGAGATCAAAGCTCGCCAGAGACCCGAGAAGAACCTGTGCAAGCAGGACAGCATGCCCATCCTCCCATCCTGGAAGAGGAAGCCGCCACCATACTCTGCCCCGCCCACTGCGCCGGGACACGCCAACACTGTCTTCTGGGACACGGCCATCTGA
- the LOC115400429 gene encoding sodium/potassium-transporting ATPase subunit beta-3-like has protein sequence MSSSAPTQNQEPGQEPDREPGQEPDREPDQKPEQDPGDKKDAAQEEKTEEVKEEKAEEEKKERTEEKKKEVKEVKEPAMGFIYNRRTGEFLGRTASSWGLILLFYLVFYGFLAAMFLLTMWVMLLTLDDNVPKHQDRVPSPGLVIRPHAAEISFNRSNPADYSGYVQQLHQFLQPYEDSRQEQNELCLVGEYTLQDGEPLKKACQFKRSLLRYCSGLSDTSFGYSDGKPCVLIKMNRIIGLKPIGDPYVNCTSKGNAPLEMLYFPSDGRIDKMFFPYYGKKAHPDYVQPLVAVKLLLTKEDYNVEQTVECKLEGSDLRNNDDRDKSLGRVIFRVKVFQ, from the exons atgtcGTCCAGCGCCCCGACCCAGAACCAGGAGCCGGGCCAGGAACCGGACCGGGAGCCGGGCCAGGAACCGGACCGGGAGCCGGACCAGAAGCCGGAGCAGGACCCGGGAGATAAGAAGGATGCGGCGCAGGAGGAGAAGacggaggaggtgaaggaggagaaagcagaggaggagaagaaggagcggacggaggagaagaagaaggaggtgaaggaggtgaaggagccgGCCATGGGCTTCATCTACAACCGGAGGACCGGGGAGTTCCTGGGCCGAACCGCCAGCAGCTGGG GCCTCATTCTGCTCTTCTACCTGGTGTTCTACGGCTTCCTGGCGGCCATGTTCCTCCTCACCATGTGGGTTATGTTACTGACGCTGGACGACAACGTGCCGAAGCACCAGGACCGGGTCCCCAGTCCAG GTTTGGTGATTCGACCTCATGCTGCTGAAATCAGCTTCAACCGATCCAACCCAGCTGACTACAGCGGCTACGTCCAACAGCTACACCAGTTCCTACAGC CGTACGAGGACAGTCGTCAGGAGCAGAACGAGCTGTGTCTGGTTGGAGAGTACACCCTGCAGGACGGCGAGCCGCTGAAAAAGGCCTGCCAGTTCAAACGCAGCCTGCTGCGCTACTGCTCAGGACTGAGCGACACGTCGTTCGGCTACAGCGACGGAAAACCCTGCGTGCTGATCAAAATGAACCGG ATCATCGGCCTGAAGCCTATAGGAGATCCATACGTCAACTGCACCAGCAAG GGAAACGCGCCCCTCGAGATGTTGTACTTCCCATCTGATGGTCGAATTGACAAGATGTTTTTCCCGTACTACGGAAAGAAAGCTCAC CCGGACTACGTGCAGCCACTGGTTGCCGTCAAGCTGCTTCTGACAAAAGAAGACTACAACGTGGAGCAGACGGTGGAGTGTAAACTTGAGGGATCAGACCTACGAAATAATGACGACCGGGACAAGTCTTTGGGTCGAGTCATCTTCCGGGTCAAAGTGTTCCAGTAA